One window from the genome of Rhodopirellula halodulae encodes:
- a CDS encoding SGNH/GDSL hydrolase family protein, with translation MKTLCPVLVSLACLFTATEILADDAKLPPMPAFDRAAYEAKPDDPEFEKFFPAKAPAIGNMLLEKGDRLVIIGDSITEQKMYSRMIETYLTACMPHLEIKTRQLGWSGETAAGFLRRMDSDCLRFEPTIATLCYGMNDARYRPFDLTNGRWYQSHYQHIVKRLKEANAKVVLGSPGCAGKIATWVKAPKCTLDEHNLNLCSLRDLAIEIAEEENVAFADLFWPMYVAQVQAAKKYGTEEKPYQVTGNDGIHPPWAGQVIMAHGFLTAMGIKEPIADLKINWTDGTASGDQHHQVTKNEGSVDGREVTYMSSRYPFCAAGPTDSENSIRSGMTLVPFNETLNQFLLTVDSVPSAKMEIRWGDQAHVFTKDDLEKGVNLAEHFQVNPFSDAFKQIDQAVAEKQAYETVQIKKIFHGKEGKQDLDAAVKRTEAERDVLVQKIQDCIVPVSHTLVLTPLN, from the coding sequence ATGAAAACCCTTTGCCCGGTTCTTGTTTCACTCGCTTGCCTCTTTACGGCGACCGAAATCTTAGCGGACGACGCAAAGCTGCCGCCGATGCCCGCTTTCGATCGTGCGGCGTATGAAGCGAAGCCCGACGACCCCGAGTTTGAAAAGTTCTTTCCGGCCAAAGCACCCGCGATTGGCAACATGTTGCTGGAAAAGGGAGACCGCTTGGTCATCATCGGTGACTCCATCACCGAGCAAAAAATGTATTCGCGGATGATCGAGACCTACCTCACCGCATGCATGCCGCATTTGGAAATCAAAACGCGGCAACTGGGGTGGAGCGGTGAAACGGCGGCTGGGTTCCTGCGCCGCATGGATTCGGACTGCCTCCGGTTCGAACCCACCATTGCCACGCTGTGTTACGGGATGAATGACGCGAGGTATCGCCCGTTCGACTTGACCAACGGGCGTTGGTACCAAAGCCACTACCAACACATCGTCAAACGACTGAAGGAAGCCAACGCGAAGGTCGTCTTGGGTTCGCCTGGATGTGCTGGCAAAATCGCGACTTGGGTGAAGGCTCCCAAGTGCACGTTGGACGAACACAATCTGAACCTGTGCAGTCTGCGTGATCTTGCCATTGAGATCGCTGAAGAAGAGAACGTGGCATTCGCCGATCTGTTTTGGCCAATGTATGTGGCGCAAGTCCAAGCCGCAAAGAAGTACGGCACCGAGGAGAAACCGTATCAAGTCACCGGAAACGACGGCATCCATCCGCCTTGGGCGGGCCAAGTGATCATGGCACACGGATTTCTCACAGCGATGGGGATCAAAGAACCCATCGCAGATCTGAAAATCAATTGGACCGATGGAACCGCAAGCGGTGATCAGCACCACCAAGTCACCAAGAACGAAGGCAGCGTGGATGGTCGTGAAGTGACCTACATGAGTTCACGCTATCCCTTCTGTGCGGCTGGGCCCACGGACAGTGAAAACAGTATCCGGTCTGGCATGACTTTGGTGCCATTCAACGAAACTCTGAATCAGTTTTTGCTGACAGTTGACAGCGTTCCTTCGGCGAAGATGGAGATTCGCTGGGGCGACCAAGCTCACGTGTTCACGAAAGACGACCTTGAGAAAGGCGTGAACCTTGCGGAGCATTTTCAGGTGAACCCATTCAGCGATGCGTTCAAACAGATTGATCAGGCGGTGGCGGAGAAGCAGGCCTACGAAACCGTCCAAATCAAAAAGATCTTCCACGGAAAAGAAGGCAAGCAAGACCTTGATGCGGCGGTGAAGCGAACGGAAGCCGAACGCGACGTGTTGGTTCAAAAGATTCAGGACTGCATCGTCCCGGTGAGCCACACTCTGGTGCTGACGCCGCTCAACTGA
- a CDS encoding PVC-type heme-binding CxxCH protein, which produces MRRRGSNQNGRRLGMRDPVVFAILAMAAVPTFLVSSLVAQSPVGSVEMERRIERGIKEGNGPANAGPAGNAGPAGNEDVARVMREFEGRGDLGDGSPPASPVETVSRLRVPDDLRIELVAGEPDLAQPIDISFDFKGRMWVVEYRQYPFPAGLKVVRYDQHLRAVFDSFPKPPPHHVPGADRVSVWEDTNGDGTYDSRRVVIDGLNIATSVAVTTSGIWVLNAPYLLFYPDADHDAVIDDEPIVHLSGFGLEDTHAVANSLRLGPDGWIYGANGSTTTARVRAPLSESPEQTTDFEGQCVWRYQPEEHRFEIFAEGGGNTFGLEIDRDGFVFSGTNNGKTRGMFYPQGSYGRKNWGKHGPLTNPHAYGFFEHMRFEGDSRRFTQALVRYQDNLLPTRYQNQFIAINPLQRCVITSRVLDDASSFRTEDIENTIETDDRWFRPVAITVGPDGAVYFADWYDTRLTHVDPRDNWHKTSGRVYRLVSAKAPPVETNTRYERLLPSRTKLDLTAMSDRELTELLAHPSRTLQRLAVEVLANHKRPSLAAIATLRDLLGAESDSRSLPALWILSRRGEMTEEDWSLAMDSSNEHVRRWSIRLIGDRGIATESQAAKLRRMAAEENNPRVRSQLASTAARLSSTTALSMLRELMLRQKDQSDLHLPLLIWWAVESHCASSGEPLLKLLEEPRLWGSELVQQTILSRLMRRFAAEDSSRGYQLCARLLELAPTVDAKAELMRGFEEATVGRKNATYPESLTDQFAIYRKERPGSDLLIRLRQGDPQATQTALRSVEDGETPIQTKVRLIEAFGDLRTPAAVPMLRRRLVSDPSDAVKQAALLSLAQFSSAEIGTWIASAYQTAMDGRGNLREVAIRVLASRDAWAMVLMDQIDAAKIPVERVPMDVVVQMRSLENSALQDRLQRHWGLVRATPQQKQARIREVKDLVQAASTFDEHRGKDLFAKHCGNCHRLFGEGGMVGPELTGYERSNLDFLLLAVIDPSAGIREEFTNYRLLTNDGRVISGLLEDQTPQWVTIRTAEGNAIRISRDEIESLQASAVSLMPENLLTPLSAAEIRDLMGYLQMPTAVR; this is translated from the coding sequence ATGAGGCGTCGAGGATCAAATCAAAACGGTCGACGTTTAGGAATGCGAGATCCCGTCGTGTTCGCGATTCTCGCGATGGCGGCAGTTCCCACGTTCCTGGTGTCCTCGCTCGTCGCTCAATCACCGGTTGGCTCGGTGGAGATGGAACGCAGGATCGAACGGGGGATCAAAGAAGGCAACGGACCTGCCAACGCTGGGCCGGCGGGAAACGCTGGGCCAGCGGGAAACGAAGATGTCGCTCGCGTGATGCGAGAGTTCGAAGGCCGTGGCGATCTGGGCGACGGCTCACCACCAGCCTCACCGGTCGAAACCGTTTCCCGTCTGCGTGTTCCTGACGATCTGCGAATCGAGTTGGTTGCCGGTGAACCGGATCTCGCACAGCCAATCGATATCAGCTTTGATTTCAAAGGCCGCATGTGGGTGGTCGAGTATCGACAGTACCCGTTTCCGGCTGGTTTGAAAGTCGTCCGTTACGACCAACACTTGCGAGCGGTTTTTGATTCCTTTCCCAAACCTCCACCGCACCATGTTCCGGGCGCGGATCGCGTGAGCGTTTGGGAAGACACCAACGGTGACGGGACCTACGACTCCCGCCGTGTGGTGATCGACGGATTGAACATCGCGACCAGCGTGGCGGTCACGACATCAGGAATCTGGGTGTTGAACGCACCGTATTTATTGTTCTATCCCGATGCTGACCATGACGCTGTCATCGATGATGAGCCAATCGTGCATCTCAGCGGCTTCGGTTTGGAAGACACTCACGCGGTCGCGAACAGTTTGCGGTTGGGGCCGGACGGTTGGATCTACGGTGCCAACGGAAGCACGACGACCGCCCGCGTTCGAGCCCCTTTATCCGAAAGCCCTGAACAAACAACCGACTTCGAAGGCCAATGCGTCTGGCGATATCAACCTGAGGAACATCGTTTTGAGATCTTTGCCGAAGGCGGTGGCAACACGTTCGGTTTGGAGATTGATCGGGACGGGTTCGTGTTCTCAGGCACCAACAACGGCAAGACACGCGGCATGTTCTATCCTCAGGGCAGCTACGGCCGAAAGAACTGGGGCAAACACGGTCCGCTGACCAATCCACATGCGTATGGTTTCTTTGAACACATGCGTTTTGAGGGAGACAGCCGAAGGTTCACGCAAGCGTTGGTTCGCTATCAAGACAACCTGTTGCCCACGCGATACCAAAATCAATTCATCGCTATCAATCCGCTGCAGCGATGCGTGATCACCAGTCGCGTGTTGGATGACGCGTCGTCGTTTCGAACAGAGGACATCGAGAACACGATCGAAACCGATGATCGTTGGTTTCGCCCTGTTGCAATCACGGTGGGGCCTGACGGTGCGGTCTATTTCGCGGATTGGTATGACACGCGTTTGACTCACGTGGATCCGCGGGACAATTGGCACAAGACCAGCGGCCGTGTATACCGACTCGTCTCCGCGAAAGCCCCTCCCGTCGAGACCAACACTAGATACGAACGGCTTCTGCCATCACGAACCAAGTTGGATTTGACGGCCATGTCAGACAGGGAGTTGACCGAATTGCTCGCTCACCCGAGCCGCACGCTGCAGCGTTTGGCGGTGGAAGTATTGGCAAATCACAAGCGTCCGTCGTTGGCCGCCATCGCCACGCTCCGGGACTTGCTTGGGGCGGAGAGCGATTCTCGTAGCCTGCCCGCACTTTGGATTCTGAGTCGTCGGGGTGAGATGACCGAAGAAGACTGGTCGCTGGCGATGGACAGTTCCAACGAACACGTCCGTCGGTGGTCGATTCGGTTGATCGGCGATCGCGGCATTGCCACAGAATCGCAAGCAGCAAAACTGCGCCGAATGGCTGCGGAAGAAAACAATCCGCGAGTCAGGTCGCAATTGGCGTCCACCGCCGCACGGTTGTCGTCGACGACGGCGTTGTCAATGCTTCGCGAACTGATGCTGCGACAGAAAGACCAGTCGGATTTGCATCTACCACTGCTGATTTGGTGGGCGGTCGAATCCCACTGCGCATCATCCGGTGAGCCATTGTTGAAGCTGTTGGAAGAGCCGCGTCTTTGGGGAAGCGAGTTGGTTCAGCAAACGATTTTGTCGCGACTGATGCGTCGCTTCGCGGCGGAGGATTCTTCACGCGGTTATCAACTCTGTGCGAGACTGCTTGAACTGGCTCCGACAGTGGATGCGAAGGCGGAGTTGATGCGTGGGTTCGAGGAAGCCACCGTGGGTCGTAAAAACGCGACGTACCCTGAATCGCTGACCGACCAATTCGCGATCTATCGGAAAGAACGGCCCGGTTCTGATTTGCTGATCCGGTTGCGACAAGGCGATCCGCAGGCCACGCAAACAGCATTGCGATCAGTGGAAGATGGCGAGACGCCGATCCAAACAAAGGTGAGGTTGATTGAAGCCTTCGGTGATCTCCGCACGCCGGCGGCGGTCCCCATGCTGCGTCGGCGTCTGGTGTCGGATCCGTCCGACGCGGTCAAGCAAGCTGCACTGTTGTCGTTGGCCCAATTCTCGTCTGCCGAAATCGGTACGTGGATCGCGTCGGCTTACCAAACCGCGATGGACGGCCGCGGCAATTTGCGAGAGGTGGCGATTCGCGTGTTGGCCAGCCGCGATGCCTGGGCGATGGTTTTGATGGACCAGATTGACGCCGCGAAGATCCCGGTCGAACGGGTACCAATGGATGTCGTCGTGCAGATGCGGTCGCTGGAAAATTCGGCGTTGCAAGACCGACTCCAACGGCACTGGGGATTGGTGCGTGCGACGCCGCAGCAGAAACAAGCTCGCATCCGAGAGGTAAAGGATCTGGTTCAAGCGGCCTCCACGTTTGACGAACATCGAGGGAAAGATCTGTTTGCCAAGCATTGCGGCAATTGCCATCGATTGTTTGGCGAGGGAGGAATGGTTGGTCCCGAGTTGACCGGATATGAACGATCGAACCTGGATTTTCTGTTGCTCGCGGTCATCGATCCTTCGGCGGGGATCCGTGAGGAGTTCACGAATTATCGATTGCTCACCAACGACGGACGCGTGATCAGTGGGTTGCTGGAAGACCAAACCCCGCAGTGGGTCACGATTCGGACCGCGGAAGGCAACGCGATCCGCATCTCACGAGACGAGATCGAGTCGCTGCAAGCATCCGCGGTGTCGCTGATGCCAGAGAATCTTCTCACGCCGCTATCCGCTGCCGAAATTCGCGACCTGATGGGCTACCTGCAAATGCCAACCGCGGTTCGTTGA
- a CDS encoding Sec-independent protein translocase subunit TatA/TatB: MFGLSPFELAVIGVIAVVLFGGNLPEVARKFGSTYSQFRRSLQDVQQQFRQVQDEASRAVSMDTPPSNSYDDEDEEPNEPSAPKFTPPE, from the coding sequence ATGTTTGGTCTCAGTCCGTTTGAACTGGCCGTGATCGGTGTGATTGCGGTCGTCCTGTTCGGTGGCAACTTGCCGGAAGTCGCCCGAAAATTTGGCTCCACCTACAGCCAGTTTCGGCGCAGTCTGCAGGACGTTCAGCAACAGTTCCGACAAGTGCAAGACGAAGCCAGCCGAGCCGTGTCGATGGACACGCCTCCGTCCAACTCGTATGACGACGAGGACGAGGAACCCAACGAGCCCTCGGCACCTAAGTTCACACCACCGGAGTGA
- a CDS encoding Sec-independent protein translocase subunit TatA/TatB, whose translation MSRWHVSHTTLFSGIDGMLMTMSSMAAGLFLAFGMPGLPELMIVLVICLVLFGGAKLPSLMRNLGRSANEFKRGMAETVDDEDEAAERKDENA comes from the coding sequence ATGTCGCGTTGGCATGTTTCGCACACCACTTTGTTTAGCGGGATTGATGGAATGTTGATGACGATGAGTTCGATGGCCGCCGGATTGTTCTTGGCGTTTGGAATGCCAGGTTTGCCCGAGTTGATGATTGTCTTGGTGATCTGCTTGGTTCTCTTTGGCGGTGCCAAACTGCCTTCGTTGATGAGAAACCTGGGACGCAGCGCCAACGAGTTCAAACGCGGCATGGCGGAAACCGTGGACGACGAAGACGAAGCAGCGGAACGCAAGGACGAGAACGCCTGA